A single window of Engraulis encrasicolus isolate BLACKSEA-1 chromosome 20, IST_EnEncr_1.0, whole genome shotgun sequence DNA harbors:
- the LOC134435676 gene encoding uncharacterized protein LOC134435676 isoform X1: MGAKESRSPSRMLQQERPNNATYGAPMSSTLRLLSNNSQQQQLNRKLEKDSNFNFLGENDSTNNYETTRLGGGGDENRNQVRPRSLGPMGREQSSTTTTISTQQHHVGMLTMGPLSPLSRLPCWRPLEPLEEVESGDDAGGRVPPDGAEEGLVDEEMRRLSDDGEKEEVEKELELYSLGSSSRDYGRELGEEEEEEDGLEWGDSDDEEFAFSSHSCSASSLADAGGESGGLGSLSSTWDRLCIGDQSGSVSIRSISIRGSVEGTEPGTEGRSESESEWDAGLEGGEGFGVGLGDGDGAGDEGDDVLEALWSAQDRQRFKEQEMQKHQMQLTMYRRLALIRWVRTLQARVQDQQNRLQDSFDVILTHRKELLRMGAATAVTTATASH; the protein is encoded by the exons ATGGG agCTAAGGAGTCCCGCAGCCCATCCAGAATGCTCCAGCAGGAACGCCCCAACAACGCCACCTACGGTGCGCCCATGTCCTCCACCCTGCGGTTGCTCAGCAACAACTCCCAGCAACAACAGCTCAACAGGAAGCTGGAGAAGGACAGCAACTTCAACTTCCTGGGGGAGAATGACAGCACCAACAACTATGAGACCACCAGGCTGGGTGGAGGCGGAGACGAGAATCGCAACCAGGTGAGGCCTCGGTCGCTGGGGCCCATGGGCCGAGAGcagtcctccaccaccaccaccatcagcacccaGCAGCACCATGTGGGTATGCTGACCATGGGGCCTCTGTCGCCCCTCTCCCGCCTGCCCTGCTGGCGCCCTCTGGAGcctctggaggaggtggagagcggGGACGACGCAGGAGGACGCGTGCCCCCGGACGGGGCGGAGGAAGGCCTGGTCGACGAGGAGATGAGGAGGCTGAGCGACgacggggagaaggaggaggtggagaaggaactGGAGCTGTACTCTCTGGGCTCCAGCTCGAGGGATTACGGAAGAGAgctgggggaagaggaggaggaggaggatgggctgGAATGGGGTGACAGCGACGACGAAGAGTTTGCCTTCAGCTCCCACAGCTGCAGCGCGTCCTCGCTGGCCGACGCCGGAGGGGAGTCTGGAGGGCTGGGCAGCCTGAGCTCCACGTGGGACCGCCTCTGCATCGGGGACCAGAGCGGGAGCGTCAGCATCCGGAGCATCAGCATCAGGGGGAGCGTGGAGGGAACAGAGCCTGGGACGGAGGGCCGATCGGAGTCGGAGTCAGAATGGGACGCCG GCCTGGAGGGTGGCGAAGGCTTTGGTGTCGGCctgggtgatggtgatggcgcTGGTGACGAAGGCGACGATGTTCTGGAGGCCCTGTGGAGTGCCCAGGACCGGCAGCGCTTCAAG GAGCAGGAGATGCAAAAGCACCAGATGCAGCTGACCATGTACCGGCGGCTGGCTCTGATCCGGTGGGTGCGGACCCTGCAGGCCCGCGTGCAGGACCAGCAGAACCGGCTGCAGGACAGCTTCGACGTCATCCTCACGCACCGCAAGGAGCTGCTGCGCATGGGGGCGGCGACTGCTGTGACCACGGCAACCGCCAGCCACTGA
- the LOC134435676 gene encoding uncharacterized protein LOC134435676 isoform X2 produces MLQQERPNNATYGAPMSSTLRLLSNNSQQQQLNRKLEKDSNFNFLGENDSTNNYETTRLGGGGDENRNQVRPRSLGPMGREQSSTTTTISTQQHHVGMLTMGPLSPLSRLPCWRPLEPLEEVESGDDAGGRVPPDGAEEGLVDEEMRRLSDDGEKEEVEKELELYSLGSSSRDYGRELGEEEEEEDGLEWGDSDDEEFAFSSHSCSASSLADAGGESGGLGSLSSTWDRLCIGDQSGSVSIRSISIRGSVEGTEPGTEGRSESESEWDAGLEGGEGFGVGLGDGDGAGDEGDDVLEALWSAQDRQRFKEQEMQKHQMQLTMYRRLALIRWVRTLQARVQDQQNRLQDSFDVILTHRKELLRMGAATAVTTATASH; encoded by the exons ATGCTCCAGCAGGAACGCCCCAACAACGCCACCTACGGTGCGCCCATGTCCTCCACCCTGCGGTTGCTCAGCAACAACTCCCAGCAACAACAGCTCAACAGGAAGCTGGAGAAGGACAGCAACTTCAACTTCCTGGGGGAGAATGACAGCACCAACAACTATGAGACCACCAGGCTGGGTGGAGGCGGAGACGAGAATCGCAACCAGGTGAGGCCTCGGTCGCTGGGGCCCATGGGCCGAGAGcagtcctccaccaccaccaccatcagcacccaGCAGCACCATGTGGGTATGCTGACCATGGGGCCTCTGTCGCCCCTCTCCCGCCTGCCCTGCTGGCGCCCTCTGGAGcctctggaggaggtggagagcggGGACGACGCAGGAGGACGCGTGCCCCCGGACGGGGCGGAGGAAGGCCTGGTCGACGAGGAGATGAGGAGGCTGAGCGACgacggggagaaggaggaggtggagaaggaactGGAGCTGTACTCTCTGGGCTCCAGCTCGAGGGATTACGGAAGAGAgctgggggaagaggaggaggaggaggatgggctgGAATGGGGTGACAGCGACGACGAAGAGTTTGCCTTCAGCTCCCACAGCTGCAGCGCGTCCTCGCTGGCCGACGCCGGAGGGGAGTCTGGAGGGCTGGGCAGCCTGAGCTCCACGTGGGACCGCCTCTGCATCGGGGACCAGAGCGGGAGCGTCAGCATCCGGAGCATCAGCATCAGGGGGAGCGTGGAGGGAACAGAGCCTGGGACGGAGGGCCGATCGGAGTCGGAGTCAGAATGGGACGCCG GCCTGGAGGGTGGCGAAGGCTTTGGTGTCGGCctgggtgatggtgatggcgcTGGTGACGAAGGCGACGATGTTCTGGAGGCCCTGTGGAGTGCCCAGGACCGGCAGCGCTTCAAG GAGCAGGAGATGCAAAAGCACCAGATGCAGCTGACCATGTACCGGCGGCTGGCTCTGATCCGGTGGGTGCGGACCCTGCAGGCCCGCGTGCAGGACCAGCAGAACCGGCTGCAGGACAGCTTCGACGTCATCCTCACGCACCGCAAGGAGCTGCTGCGCATGGGGGCGGCGACTGCTGTGACCACGGCAACCGCCAGCCACTGA